From Cyanobacteriota bacterium, a single genomic window includes:
- a CDS encoding SufS family cysteine desulfurase, producing the protein MTKTCNITQARKDFPILQQYCYLDSAATSQKPVQVIEAMREFMTNSNGTVRRGVYELSVQSTQAFDQARETVRKFINAKSSNEIIFTKGTTESINMLAYSFTEWLRLGQKEITNTSEILTSASAPHNDIEILISGLEHHANIVPWQIHCNRIGAKLKSIPVLDNGELDLEACKTLIASGKVKLVAVTALANSTGTIVPVKKITELAHQHGALVLVDGAQAVAHQKIDLQDLDVDFFAFSGHKLYGPTGIGVLYGKEKYLNAMPPYHGGGEMIDKVTLTETSFAQAPFRFEAGTPPIVEAIGLGAAIDYIAGLGIENISQYENELYSYALSKAKEIEGLKIIASTENKTSIISFVFDDIGSFDIGTMMNEHGVAIRTGHHCAQPVMTRFGVDSTARISIAFYNNKEDIDKCFEALAKTVRIFR; encoded by the coding sequence ATGACTAAAACTTGTAACATCACTCAAGCCCGCAAGGACTTTCCAATACTTCAACAGTACTGCTACCTTGATAGTGCAGCTACTAGCCAGAAGCCAGTGCAAGTCATTGAAGCGATGAGAGAGTTTATGACTAACTCCAACGGCACCGTAAGAAGAGGTGTCTATGAGCTTAGTGTTCAATCAACGCAAGCATTTGATCAGGCTAGAGAAACGGTACGCAAATTTATCAACGCTAAATCAAGCAACGAAATCATTTTCACCAAAGGTACTACTGAGTCTATCAATATGCTCGCTTATTCATTCACTGAGTGGTTGAGATTGGGGCAAAAAGAAATTACTAACACTAGTGAGATCCTGACGTCAGCTTCGGCTCCTCATAATGACATAGAAATTCTAATCAGCGGGCTAGAGCACCATGCCAATATAGTTCCATGGCAAATCCACTGTAATCGAATTGGTGCCAAACTTAAATCAATTCCGGTACTGGACAATGGTGAGCTTGACCTAGAAGCATGCAAAACACTCATCGCAAGTGGCAAAGTCAAACTCGTAGCTGTTACGGCACTTGCTAATTCAACTGGCACAATAGTTCCAGTCAAAAAAATCACAGAGCTTGCCCACCAACACGGAGCTTTAGTTCTAGTGGATGGCGCTCAGGCTGTGGCTCATCAAAAAATAGATTTGCAAGATCTTGATGTTGATTTCTTTGCTTTTTCTGGACACAAGCTTTATGGACCAACCGGCATTGGAGTGCTTTATGGCAAAGAAAAATACCTAAACGCCATGCCTCCTTATCATGGTGGTGGTGAAATGATAGACAAAGTCACGCTAACTGAGACAAGTTTTGCGCAAGCACCGTTCAGGTTTGAAGCTGGTACTCCTCCTATTGTTGAAGCGATTGGCTTAGGGGCTGCGATTGATTATATTGCAGGTCTTGGTATTGAGAATATCTCTCAATACGAAAACGAACTCTACAGCTACGCGCTTAGTAAAGCCAAAGAAATTGAAGGACTAAAAATCATAGCAAGCACAGAAAATAAAACTAGCATTATTAGTTTTGTATTTGATGACATTGGTAGCTTTGATATTGGTACGATGATGAACGAACATGGTGTTGCAATTAGAACCGGTCACCATTGCGCTCAGCCTGTAATGACAAGGTTTGGAGTAGATTCAACGGCAAGAATCTCAATTGCGTTTTACAACAATAAAGAAGATATAGACAAGTGCTTTGAAGCACTTGCAAAAACGGTAAGGATATTTAGATGA
- the sufD gene encoding Fe-S cluster assembly protein SufD, with amino-acid sequence MTKTPIDFEEKIIRDASNTISQLRFIQDRKQLALTKLKDLNFPSGKDEDWKYFDFNDILGFNQNVQDQQIEAKDLAALIDKYVYRETVSNLIVTIDGNYSKELSNFKSEQIKIVNFNKAEEIEAQPELKSITEKFFAQNLEQETKYFKTVNTILMDSGFLLHIQKNYNSQSPIQILHISTKANFNQIRSLIYAGANSNTNLIVNYIGHEASKYLTNAVIETYLDDGAELKLDKIQNESKQSTCLYNLETTLCRDSKFEFNSFSFGAKSSRDDININLNGEAADASINGLYVVNGDRKSHHKVVINHNAPHTQSSQLFKGILQDQSRAEFNGLIEVARAAQKTNALQLNKNLLLSDSAHVDSRPQLNILADDVKCAHGSTVGNISAEELFYLNSRGLSDLEAKAILTYSFCQEVIDKISIESGRNYASNLAFASLGASHDGTLEALAENKKFKHSRYD; translated from the coding sequence ATGACAAAGACTCCTATAGATTTCGAAGAAAAAATTATCAGAGATGCTTCAAACACCATCTCTCAGCTTCGTTTCATACAAGATCGCAAACAACTAGCTCTAACCAAACTCAAAGACTTAAACTTTCCTTCTGGCAAAGATGAAGACTGGAAGTATTTTGATTTCAATGATATTCTTGGTTTTAATCAAAATGTTCAAGATCAGCAAATTGAAGCAAAAGATCTTGCAGCACTCATTGACAAGTATGTCTACAGAGAGACTGTGAGTAATTTAATCGTCACAATTGACGGCAATTATTCTAAAGAGCTTTCTAATTTCAAATCTGAACAAATCAAAATTGTTAATTTCAACAAGGCTGAAGAAATTGAAGCTCAGCCAGAGCTCAAGTCAATCACAGAGAAATTCTTTGCACAAAATCTTGAACAAGAGACTAAGTATTTCAAAACAGTAAACACAATACTTATGGATAGTGGTTTCTTGCTACATATTCAAAAGAACTACAATAGTCAAAGCCCAATACAAATACTACATATCTCAACCAAAGCCAACTTTAATCAAATTAGATCATTGATTTATGCTGGTGCCAACTCCAACACTAACCTAATAGTTAATTATATTGGACACGAAGCGAGCAAGTACTTAACTAATGCAGTTATCGAAACCTATCTCGACGATGGTGCCGAGCTTAAACTCGACAAAATCCAAAACGAATCCAAGCAATCAACCTGCCTCTACAACTTAGAAACAACACTTTGCCGTGATAGCAAATTCGAATTCAATTCATTTAGTTTTGGAGCCAAATCAAGTCGAGATGACATCAATATCAATCTTAATGGCGAAGCTGCAGATGCTTCTATCAATGGTCTCTATGTAGTTAACGGCGATCGCAAATCACATCACAAAGTAGTAATCAATCACAATGCCCCGCACACTCAAAGTAGTCAGCTCTTTAAAGGGATACTGCAAGATCAATCGAGAGCTGAATTCAACGGATTAATTGAAGTTGCTAGAGCCGCACAAAAAACCAACGCCTTACAACTCAATAAAAACTTATTACTCTCAGACTCTGCTCACGTAGATTCAAGACCACAGCTCAACATACTTGCTGATGATGTCAAATGCGCTCATGGATCGACAGTTGGTAATATCAGCGCCGAAGAATTATTCTACTTAAATAGTCGTGGATTAAGTGATCTTGAAGCAAAAGCAATACTCACCTATAGCTTCTGCCAAGAAGTTATTGACAAGATCTCAATAGAGTCAGGAAGAAACTACGCTAGCAATCTTGCATTTGCAAGCCTGGGAGCTAGTCACGATGGTACTCTAGAAGCACTTGCTGAAAACAAGAAATTCAAACACTCACGCTATGACTAA
- the sufC gene encoding Fe-S cluster assembly ATPase SufC gives MTETILKIEKLKAVIDTEEGKKEILKGLNLEINAGEVHAIMGPNGSGKSTLSKILAGHPDYEATGGTAEFLNKDLLELAAEDRANSGLFLAFQYPVEIPGVNNLNFLRMAYNSKQKYQGKEEMDPLDFDDFIEEKINILKMDSSFLDRNLNEGFSGGEKKKNEILQMLVLDPKLAILDETDSGLDIDALKLVAEGINQFKNKGNAVLMITHYQRLLDYVEPDFVHVLSGGKIIKTGDKSLALELEESGYAIS, from the coding sequence ATGACCGAAACAATACTTAAAATAGAAAAACTCAAAGCCGTAATCGATACTGAAGAAGGCAAGAAAGAAATCCTCAAAGGACTTAACCTAGAGATCAATGCAGGCGAAGTGCATGCGATCATGGGACCAAACGGTTCTGGCAAAAGCACTCTATCAAAGATTCTTGCTGGACATCCAGACTATGAGGCAACAGGCGGCACAGCAGAGTTTTTAAACAAAGACTTGCTTGAACTCGCTGCTGAAGACAGAGCCAATTCGGGATTGTTTCTTGCGTTTCAATACCCAGTAGAGATTCCCGGTGTCAACAACCTCAACTTCCTAAGAATGGCTTATAACTCGAAACAAAAATATCAAGGCAAAGAAGAAATGGACCCACTTGATTTTGATGATTTCATTGAAGAGAAAATCAATATACTCAAAATGGACTCTAGTTTCCTTGATCGTAATCTCAATGAAGGATTTTCTGGTGGGGAGAAAAAGAAAAACGAAATCCTTCAAATGCTAGTACTTGATCCCAAACTTGCGATCCTTGATGAAACCGACTCAGGACTGGACATTGACGCGCTCAAACTAGTAGCCGAAGGTATCAATCAATTCAAAAACAAAGGCAACGCTGTATTGATGATTACTCACTATCAAAGACTACTTGATTACGTTGAACCAGATTTTGTGCATGTACTTAGTGGCGGTAAAATCATCAAGACTGGCGACAAATCACTAGCACTAGAATTAGAGGAAAGTGGCTACGCAATCTCATGA
- the sufB gene encoding Fe-S cluster assembly protein SufB, with protein sequence MDTNLENLQNQKYKYGFTSEIEANKFPKGVDQNVVRNISAIKNEPGFMLDFRLKAFEQWNKMKEPKWSRVHYPAIDFQDIIYYSAPKSKMNADGKSKGSLDEVDPEILRTYEKLGIPIAEQKQLQGIAVDAIFDSVSVANTHKKALAEIGIIFCSISEAVQEHPELVKKYLGTVVPNTDNFYAALNGAVFSDGTFIYIPPNTKCPIELSTNFRINTEGSGQFERTLIICDEGSYVSYLEGCTAPAFDTNQLHAAVVELIAMKDAEIKYSTVQNWYAGDENGKGGIYNFVTKRGKCQGDNSKISWTQVETGSAITWKYPSCILQGDNSIGEFYSVALTNNMQQADTGTKMIHIGKNTKSTIISKGISAGKSENTYRGLVKIGPKAQNAKNYTQCDSMLIGSNCAANTTPYIEVSNNSANIEHEASTSKISEDQLFYLQQRGISIEDAISTIISGFCKDVFKELPGEFAAEANALMSLKLENSVG encoded by the coding sequence ATGGACACTAATCTAGAAAACCTTCAAAATCAAAAGTACAAATATGGCTTCACTAGTGAGATTGAAGCGAATAAATTCCCCAAGGGAGTAGACCAAAACGTAGTAAGAAATATTTCTGCTATCAAAAATGAACCAGGGTTTATGCTCGATTTTCGTCTCAAAGCTTTTGAGCAATGGAACAAGATGAAAGAACCAAAATGGTCACGAGTTCATTATCCGGCAATTGATTTTCAAGACATTATTTATTACTCTGCACCCAAATCAAAAATGAACGCAGACGGCAAATCTAAAGGGTCGCTTGATGAAGTTGATCCAGAAATATTAAGAACCTACGAAAAGCTTGGTATACCTATTGCAGAACAAAAACAACTACAAGGGATTGCTGTTGATGCAATCTTTGATAGTGTTTCAGTAGCTAACACTCACAAAAAAGCTCTAGCAGAAATCGGCATTATTTTCTGTTCAATCTCGGAAGCAGTTCAAGAACATCCCGAACTTGTTAAAAAATATCTTGGTACCGTAGTACCGAATACTGATAATTTTTATGCCGCACTCAATGGAGCAGTTTTTAGTGACGGGACTTTCATCTACATCCCGCCTAATACCAAATGTCCAATTGAATTATCGACCAACTTTAGAATTAACACCGAAGGTTCAGGACAGTTTGAGAGAACCCTGATCATTTGCGACGAAGGTAGCTATGTCTCTTACCTAGAAGGTTGTACAGCGCCGGCCTTTGATACCAATCAACTGCACGCAGCTGTCGTTGAACTTATTGCAATGAAAGATGCTGAGATCAAATACTCTACAGTACAAAACTGGTACGCTGGAGATGAAAATGGCAAGGGCGGGATTTACAACTTTGTAACCAAGCGCGGGAAATGCCAAGGAGACAACTCCAAAATCTCTTGGACTCAAGTTGAGACTGGATCTGCAATCACCTGGAAATATCCTAGTTGTATTCTTCAAGGTGACAACTCTATTGGGGAGTTTTACTCAGTGGCACTTACTAACAACATGCAACAAGCAGATACCGGCACCAAAATGATTCACATTGGTAAAAACACCAAGTCAACCATCATCAGCAAAGGTATTTCGGCAGGTAAATCAGAAAACACTTATCGAGGGCTAGTCAAGATCGGTCCCAAAGCTCAGAACGCCAAGAACTATACTCAATGCGACTCTATGTTAATCGGTTCCAACTGTGCTGCCAATACGACTCCATACATTGAAGTAAGTAACAATAGTGCCAACATCGAACACGAAGCATCTACTTCCAAAATCTCTGAAGACCAATTATTTTATTTGCAACAAAGAGGCATTAGTATAGAAGATGCCATTAGTACTATCATTAGTGGCTTTTGCAAGGATGTATTTAAAGAGCTACCTGGAGAGTTTGCAGCTGAAGCAAACGCACTAATGAGCCTTAAATTGGAGAACTCTGTAGGATAG
- a CDS encoding Rrf2 family transcriptional regulator, producing the protein MKITAHEEYGLRIILRLARLLQSSPSGLVSINEIANAEAISYENTAAIIGKLKEAGLVESTRGKYGGYKLSRPSPSINLYQIIDALGEASFGIDFCNKHSGKEENCVNSNDCSVRPVWSSLNSMVNNFLAGISLASLLNKEQNTINNIRGQVRNFAEVQMSYN; encoded by the coding sequence ATGAAGATCACTGCACATGAGGAATACGGTTTGAGGATCATACTTAGATTAGCTAGATTGCTTCAATCTAGTCCTAGCGGCTTGGTATCTATCAACGAAATAGCTAACGCAGAAGCTATTAGCTATGAAAATACAGCAGCGATTATTGGCAAACTCAAGGAAGCAGGCTTAGTTGAAAGTACTCGCGGAAAATACGGCGGCTACAAATTATCAAGACCTAGTCCAAGTATCAATCTCTATCAAATTATCGACGCACTTGGTGAAGCGAGTTTTGGTATTGATTTTTGTAATAAGCACTCAGGCAAAGAAGAAAACTGTGTAAACTCAAATGATTGCTCGGTAAGACCTGTCTGGTCATCACTCAATAGCATGGTGAATAATTTCTTGGCTGGGATTAGCCTTGCGAGCCTACTCAATAAAGAACAAAACACTATCAACAATATCAGAGGACAAGTACGCAATTTTGCAGAAGTGCAAATGAGCTACAACTAA